GCTGGCGATCGGGCGCGACGCAGAGATCAACCGGCGTCCGCACGCCCTTGCCGCCTGCCACGGGCCGTGCGACGAGCTGCCCCGCCTCGATCTCTCTTCGAACGGTCAGCGCCGGCAGCATGGTGATTGCCGCCCCGCGCAGCACCAGCTCCTTCTGCATTTCCAGCGAGCCGGTCTCGAAGACAGGGTCGAGCGTCAATCCCTCCTGCTCGAACAACGCGTCGAAGGCCTGCCTTGCGCCGAAGGAGCGATCGGGAACGGCAAGCGCATGCGCCGCGATTTCGGCGAGCGTGATTTCTTTCGCGTCAGCAAACGGATGAGAGGACGCGGCGATCACGTCATAGACCAGCTCGGACCGTAGGCGCACCTTTGTGCCGGAAAGCGGCGGGGCAAACAGCGTCACCGCAATATCGGCCTCGGCATTGTTGACGGCTTCGATAGCACCGCGAGCACTCGTGATGGTCACTTCGAAACGCAGACGCGGATAGCGCAGGCTGAATTCAGCCAGCGCTGGAGCAAGGATATTGGCGACCGACGCGCCATTGGCATAGATGCTGACCGTCCCGCGCTGCAGGCCCTTCAGGTCTTCGATCAGCTGGTGAACATGATCGAGCTCGCGCAGCGTCCGGCCGGCGCGCTCCGCCAGCAATTCGCCGGCAGCCGTCAATTTGATGCCGCGGGCGCTGCGCTCGACCAGCTGCGTACCGAAGTGATATTCGAGGTTTTCGATCTGGCGGCTGATGGCCGTCGGCGCCACGTTCAGGTTTTCGGCCGCCTGGCGCATCGAATTGGTTTTCACCAGCTCGTCGAAATAGATCAGCGCGCGGATCTGCATGCGCGGGATCTCCCGTTAGACGGAGGGCTTGGCGAAGCGGTCCCGCCACGCCGCTTGCCCACCTTCGACCGGCAGCGCCGTCGCTTCGTAGACGCCGCGGGCGATCGCACGCGCCATCACGATGGCGGCGAGGTGGCAGAGCTCCATGAAACCAGGCATATCCTCCCGGAGGTGCTTGCCGGTAGAGGCGGCAAACACGGTATCGCCGTCGAGCGGCAGATGCGTCGGCAGGAGCGCTCGGGCGAAGCCGTCATGGGCTGAGATGGAGAGGCGATGCGCCTCCGCCTTGGTCAGCTGGGCGTCGGTGACGACAGCGCCGATGGTCGTAGCGGTGATGTTGGTGCCCTTCAGCCGCAGGCGAGAATCGACTACCTGCGGCATGCCAAGACCGCCGAATTCGCCGTTTTCTTCGAAGGGAGCCGCCCAGAAATGCGGGCCGTCGCCGATGGTGGCGGAGCCGAGTGCATTGACGGCGACGATGGCGGCGATCCTGTGTCCCCTGCCGCTGACGGCGCTTGCCGAGCCGAGCCCGCCCTTCACCGTTGCCGTCGTGGCGCCGGTGCCGGCGCCGACGCTTCCAAGCGCAAACGGCCCTTTATTTGCCGCCTTGAAGGCGGCATATCCCATATCGCGATAGGGGGAGTGCAATCCCCAATCCTTGTTGCCGCCGTTGATGAGATCGAAAAGGATCGCCTGCGGCACGATTGGCA
The Rhizobium sp. 11515TR DNA segment above includes these coding regions:
- a CDS encoding LysR family transcriptional regulator, yielding MQIRALIYFDELVKTNSMRQAAENLNVAPTAISRQIENLEYHFGTQLVERSARGIKLTAAGELLAERAGRTLRELDHVHQLIEDLKGLQRGTVSIYANGASVANILAPALAEFSLRYPRLRFEVTITSARGAIEAVNNAEADIAVTLFAPPLSGTKVRLRSELVYDVIAASSHPFADAKEITLAEIAAHALAVPDRSFGARQAFDALFEQEGLTLDPVFETGSLEMQKELVLRGAAITMLPALTVRREIEAGQLVARPVAGGKGVRTPVDLCVAPDRQLSFAAGKLLDFIERFMHQQLSAKGRQD
- a CDS encoding P1 family peptidase, with the translated sequence MTDLLNLLTDVEGVAVGHSTDLALGSGVTAIIFDEPAVASCTVLGGAPGGRDTALLDPAMTVATVDGLVLSGGSAFGLDAAGGVQAGLREIGRGLKVGSALVPIVPQAILFDLINGGNKDWGLHSPYRDMGYAAFKAANKGPFALGSVGAGTGATTATVKGGLGSASAVSGRGHRIAAIVAVNALGSATIGDGPHFWAAPFEENGEFGGLGMPQVVDSRLRLKGTNITATTIGAVVTDAQLTKAEAHRLSISAHDGFARALLPTHLPLDGDTVFAASTGKHLREDMPGFMELCHLAAIVMARAIARGVYEATALPVEGGQAAWRDRFAKPSV